A DNA window from Syngnathus typhle isolate RoL2023-S1 ecotype Sweden linkage group LG2, RoL_Styp_1.0, whole genome shotgun sequence contains the following coding sequences:
- the LOC133150459 gene encoding SLIT and NTRK-like protein 1 — protein sequence MLLWVVLLNAALCVASGNVTRDVCKEQICSCTEVEGDVHIGCEKRSFTTLQHLTGPSSHFYHLLLHGNSLSRLFPNEFANFYNAVSLHLENNGLHDIVPGAFLGLQLVKRLHINNNKMRSFRKSTFLGLDDLEYLQADFNLLRDIDPAVFRDLNKLEVLILNDNLISALPINVFQHVPITHLDLRGNRIKTLPYEGILEQIPGIVEVLLEDNPWDCNCDLVSLKEWLENIPPNALIGRVICEAPTRLQGSDLNETSEAELCPSQRGGADTSLVAPPTQDETSGPVAHGGSPRPTPYKPSADASGPPTPGGHGAKSRSKSRENWQLKTKPTPGPTGVSRGQEQIDNATCPQPCNCKLVGSRQGLGVNCEGKKIESLSNLKPRPLAAHELNMRDNNIHAVKKNQLLSYTSLNLLDLGGNNIKVIDNSTFQNQTELRWLYMDKNYLDTLMAEMFVGLVNLEYLSLEYNDIQLIVAGAFSPMPNLRVLFLNNNLLKSLPPDAFLGISLSKISLHNNYFSHLPVAGVLDQLNSIIQIDLHGNPWDCSCNIVPFKQWTERLGADVIVSDLKCESPEEFWKRDFRYVRNDLMCSRLYERIPPPTSLSKNSTYTLDSGTRSNSYIEPNRVSISVLVPGLLLVFVTSAFTVVGMLVFILRNRKRSKRRDGNSSASEINSLQTVCDSSYWHSGPYHADAGAHRGFDCTTHFSTTNDA from the coding sequence ATGCTGCTTTGGGTTGTCCTGCTGAACGCGGCTCTTTGTGTTGCCAGTGGGAATGTGACAAGGGACGTGTGTAAAGAGCAGATATGCTCGTGCACAGAGGTCGAGGGAGATGTGCATATCGGCTGCGAAAAACGGAGCTTCACCACGCTGCAGCACCTCACCGGGCCCAGCTCGCATTTTTACCACTTGCTGCTGCACGGCAACTCACTGTCCAGGCTTTTCCCCAACGAGTTTGCCAACTTTTACAATGCTGTCAGCTTACATTTGGAGAACAACGGGCTGCACGACATTGTCCCCGGTGCCTTTTTGGGGCTGCAGCTGGTCAAAAGACTGCACATTAACAACAACAAGATGCGCTCTTTCCGCAAGAGTACCTTTTTGGGGTTGGATGACTTGGAATATCTCCAAGCTGATTTTAATCTGTTAAGGGACATTGACCCGGCCGTGTTCAGGGACCTTAACAAACTTGAAGTGTTAATACTTAATGACAACCTCATCAGTGCGCTGCCCATAAACGTGTTCCAACATGTGCCCATTACTCATCTCGACCTGCGAGGGAACAGAATCAAAACATTGCCGTACGAAGGGATCCTTGAGCAGATCCCGGGAATTGTGGAGGTTCTGCTGGAAGACAACCCGTGGGACTGTAATTGTGACCTGGTTTCCCTCAAAGAATGGTTGGAGAATATACCGCCCAATGCGCTCATCGGGAGGGTGATCTGCGAGGCTCCCACCAGACTGCAGGGGAGTGACTTGAACGAGACATCTGAAGCGGAGCTATGTCCTTCACAGAGAGGCGGCGCAGACACCAGCCTAGTGGCCCCTCCCACACAGGATGAGACCTCAGGGCCTGTGGCGCACGGTGGCAGCCCACGTCCAACGCCTTACAAGCCCAGCGCAGATGCCAGTGGGCCACCGACACCTGGCGGTCACGGAGCCAAGAGCCGCTCCAAATCCCGTGAAAACTGGCAGCTTAAGACCAAGCCCACACCGGGGCCGACAGGTGTTAGCAGGGGCCAAGAGCAGATTGACAATGCCACCTGCCCACAGCCGTGCAACTGCAAGCTGGTCGGCTCCAGGCAGGGGCTCGGGGTCAACTGCGAGGGCAAAAAGATTGAGAGCTTGTCCAACCTGAAACCGAGGCCGCTGGCCGCCCACGAATTGAACATGAGAGACAACAACATCCACGCTGTAAAAAAGAACCAGCTTCTGAGCTACACGAGTCTCAACCTTCTTGATCTCGGCGGGAACAATATCAAAGTGATTGACAACAGCACTTTCCAGAACCAGACTGAGCTGAGGTGGCTTTACATGGATAAGAATTATCTGGATACGCTCATGGCAGAAATGTTTGTGGGCCTCGTCAACCTGGAATATCTCAGTTTGGAATACAATGACATCCAGCTGATAGTGGCTGGTGCATTCAGCCCCATGCCGAACCTGAGGGTTCTGTTTCTCAATAACAATTTGCTGAAGTCTTTGCCCCCGGATGCGTTCCTTGGAATTTCTTTGTCCAAAATAAGCCTGCATAATAATTACTTCTCCCATCTGCCTGTGGCGGGTGTGCTGGACCAGCTCAACTCCATCATTCAGATCGATTTGCACGGGAATCCTTGGGATTGCTCCTGCAACATCGTGCCCTTCAAACAATGGACCGAGAGACTCGGTGCTGACGTCATTGTGAGCGATCTCAAGTGCGAGTCGCCGGAAGAGTTCTGGAAACGCGACTTTCGCTACGTACGGAACGACCTCATGTGTTCCAGACTGTACGAGCGGATCCCCCCTCCCACCTCCCTGTCCAAAAACAGCACCTACACGCTAGACTCGGGCACACGCTCAAACTCTTACATTGAGCCCAACCGAGTGTCCATTTCAGTGCTCGTTCCCGGGTTGCTACTGGTGTTCGTCACGTCTGCGTTCACTGTCGTGGGCATGCTCGTCTTCATCCTGCGGAACCGCAAGCGCTCCAAGCGGCGGGACGGCAACTCGTCTGCCTCCGAGATCAACTCCCTGCAGACGGTGTGCGACTCATCATATTGGCACAGCGGACCCTACCACGCTGATGCGGGTGCCCACCGGGGCTTTGACTGCACTACGCATTTCTCCACCACAAACGATGCGTAA